A genomic window from Anoplolepis gracilipes chromosome 6, ASM4749672v1, whole genome shotgun sequence includes:
- the LOC140666710 gene encoding growth hormone-inducible transmembrane protein, with translation MLLAARICRAGVSPGLTAFVKTPVVPTISPQFSKGQIARLFVNDGRSSYTRSARRRVTATEQAMAPAGETAFNIGKGAIAGGAVIGLGALCYYGLGLSSQTGVIDHASLWPQYVRDRVKSTYMYFGASIATSAASAAMCLRSPAVMNMVMRQGWIALGVTMAAMIGSGIIAQSIPYKEGFGAKQIAWLVHTGIVGAVLAPLSLLGGPLVIRAAWYTAGVVGGLSAVAICAPSDKFLAMGGPLAIGLGVVFVSSLGSMFLPPTTVLGSGLHSMALYGGLLLFSGFLLYDTQKIIKQAETYPTYNIEGRPYDPINNAISIYLDTINIFVRILSILAGGGGNKRK, from the exons ATGTTGTTAGCCGCGAGGATCTGTCGAGCTGGTGTCTCGCCAGGCTTGACAGCGTTCGTCAAAACGCCGGTTGTCCCAACAATTTCACCACAGTTCTCCAAGGGTCAAATTGCGAGACTGTTCGTTAACGATGGACGCAGTTCTTACACAAGGTCCGCGAGAAGGAGAGTCACCGCAACAGAACAAGCGATGGCACCGGCCGGAGAAACTG caTTTAATATCGGAAAAGGAGCAATTGCTGGAGGAGCGGTGATAGGATTAGGTGCCCTTTGTTATTATGGATTGGGTCTGTCTTCACAAACAGGTGTCATTGATCATGCAAg cTTATGGCCTCAATATGTCCGGGACAGAGTGAAATCTACTTATATGTACTTTGGCGCGTCCATCGCAACCAGCGCGGCATCCGCGGCTATGTGTCTACGTTCTCCAGCCGTGATGAACATGGTAATGCGTCAAGGATGGATCGCTCTGGGCGTAACAATGGCCGCGATGATCGGCAGCGGCATAATTGCACAGAGTATTCCATACAAGGAAGGATTCGGAGCAAAACAGATAGCTTGGTTGGTGCATACTGGAATCGTAGGCGCCGTTTTGGCACCCTTATCTCTCCTGGGTGGACCATTGGTCATCCGGGCGGCTTGGTACACCGCCGGTGTTGTCGGTGGTTTGTCAGCAGTTGCCATTTGCGCGCCTAGTGATAAGTTTCTGGCGATGGGCGGTCCACTCGCTATCGGTTTAGGTGTAGTGTTCGTCAGCTCGCTGGGTTCTATGTTTCTGCCACCTACGACTGTCTTAGGATCAGGATTGCACTCCATGGCGCTTTATGGTGGTCTCCTCTTGTTCTCCGGATTCTTACTCTATGATACGCAAAAGATCATCAAACAGGCGGAAACGTATCCGACATACAACATCGAAGGCAGGCCGTATGATCCGATTAATAa TGCAATCTCGATTTATTTGGATACTATCAACATCTTTGTACGAATTCTATCCATATTGGCTGGTGGTGGTGGTAATAAACGTAAATAA